The following proteins come from a genomic window of Malus domestica chromosome 02, GDT2T_hap1:
- the LOC103417753 gene encoding disease resistance protein RPV1-like, which yields MASSSSSVPDWKYDVFLNFRGEDTRKTFIGHLYKALVQNSINTFIDAEKLRKGKDLSQLLTAISDSRLSVVVFSQNYASSTWCLKELVQILQCMDHQKQIVIPIFYQVDPSHVRKIEGSFEKAFSKHEHDPNADMEEVERWRSALQRAPNLCGWDSQNYQDDAKLIELIVDDIFKKLINILSSEKNGLVGMDSRLQKMDSLLCPEVDNVRFVGIWGMGGIGKTTIARAMYDKINHHFEGRCFLENVKGRFPSTDAGEAPLDMQAEILSSITNMKVGSSEILRNGFQKMMERVGRKKVLLVLDNVESSSQIEALIGKQPSFGGGSRIIITTREKQSLSRLGDQIYEPELLNDDDALELFMQYAFSTKQPTEEYVDLSGHFIKYAQGLPLALKVLGAFLDNKSVLVWKDELKKIARNPHLGIQTVLRTSFDGLDGLQKEIFLDIACFFKQMKKDFATRIMEGCDFHPHTGLDVLVGRALVTVSSDGVLEMHDLLEEMGREIVRQESIKEPGRRSRLWSYEDVHHVLSRETATEAVESIIVRWPYSNNVVELDTAFFKMIKLRLLRVHTHYLQPPGRESDDEWKYKDLKFLSEKLSYLFWHKCPLKSLSSNFNPENLVDIDMQYSWVEHLWKGTQPLEKLKIINLKGSYRLKETPDFTEAKNLENLILGGCTSLYEVHPSISALEKLVLLDLSWCGKLKTFSSTICMKSLETLDLSFCSILEKFPEISEIMEKLSKLYLQGTAIKELPRSINNLTGLVTLNLEYCRELEILPNSIVQLKSLQFLNLSGCSKLKAFPENGGNMEGLRELRLDETSVEDLCPSIYSLENLESLSLKQCKKLHSLPSSIHMRSLQTLNLSGCSNLDNFSEIPEVMNLLELNLDETAISELPSSIKNFTGLVTLSLKDCRRLKIFPGSIHMRSLQVLNVSGCSNLKNFPEFLEGMENLTELNFDWTIFTEDSSTFKNLTELEREQASRRRKIVEFSGIAIEELPSIIYSLTGLATLTLRYSKDFKSLTSNICQLKSLNYLSLSGCTKFEVFPDILENMERLASLDLDRTSIRELPASIERLQGLVSLNLKKCKSLVYIPDSICNLLSLEWLNLHGCSELSKLPEDLRYLKNLHIGGTGIRGYRPKQQFITLADLAQFRSTAPMINAIIAMVPNNEQNEAVADGESLLPWSDGSEILTDHEESSYGEEMRLRDLEFLEAESTLEGTSIHQDSNHGSKGSHPKRQSFSTSGNLDQNQSTAPLTVTVDSSCEEKEAVAVEAILSYLKQSSHEEEKEKAVAASRRGGRIWGCICGSRGNGD from the exons atggcttcttcttcttcatccgtTCCCGATTGGAAATATGATGTCTTCTTGAATTTTCGAGGCGAAGACACTCGCAAGACCTTCATCGGCCATCTCTACAAAGCTCTAGTTCAGAACTCAATCAACACCTTCATTGACGCTGAAAAGCTCAGAAAAGGCAAAGACCTTTCGCAGCTGCTGACAGCTATAAGCGACTCGAGGCTTTCAGTTGTAGTTTTTTCTCAAAACTACGCTTCTTCCACATGGTGCTTGAAAGAACTCGTCCAAATCCTGCAATGCATGGATCATCAGAAGCAGATTGTGATTCCCATTTTCTACCAAGTAGACCCATCTCATGTTCGTAAAATCGAGGGAAGTTTTGAGAAAGCTTTTTCTAAACATGAACATGATCCTAACGCGGACATGGAAGAAGTGGAGCGGTGGAGGTCTGCTCTACAAAGAGCCCCCAATTTATGTGGCTGGGATTCACAAAATTACCA GGATGATGCCAAGCTTATTGAGTTGATTGTCGATGATATTTTTAAAAAACTTATCAACATCTTATCAAGTGAAAAGAATGGCTTGGTTGGAATGGATTCCCGCTTACAGAAAATGGATTCACTATTATGTCCCGAGGTCGATAACGTTCGCTTTGTTGGAATATGGGGTATGGGCGGTATAGGCAAAACCACCATCGCTAGAGCTATGTATGACAAAATCAATCATCACTTCGAAGGTCGTTGCTTTCTTGAAAATGTCAAGGGACGTTTTCCGTCAACTGATGCAGGTGAAGCACCACTAGATATGCAGGCAGAAATTCTATCTAGTATCACAAATATGAAGGTGGGGAGTTCAGAGATTTTGAGAAATGGTTTTCAGAAGATGATGGAAAGAGTTGGTAGGAAAAAGGTTTTACTTGTTCTTGATAATGTGGAGAGTTCATCCCAAATTGAAGCCTTAATTGGAAAGCAACCTTCATTTGGTGGCGGAAGTCGAatcattataacaactagagaGAAACAGTCACTAAGTAGACTTGGTGATCAGATATATGAGCCCGAGTTGTTAAATGACGATGATGCTCTCGAGCTGTTTATGCAGTATGCTTTCAGTACAAAGCAACCCACAGAAGAATACGTTGATTTGTCAGGCCATTTCATAAAATATGCTCAAGGTTTGCCTTTAGCACTCAAAGTCTTGGGAGCATTCCTCGATAACAAAAGTGTACTTGTGTGGAAAGATGAGTTAAAGAAAATAGCGAGAAATCCGCACCTGGGAATCCAGACAGTCCTTAGAACAAGCTTTGATGGACTAGATGGTTTGCAGAAGGAAATATTTCTTGATATTGCATGTTTCTTTAAACAAATGAAGAAAGACTTTGCAACAAGGATTATGGAGGGTTGTGACTTCCATCCCCATACCGGATTAGACGTTCTAGTTGGTAGAGCTCTTGTCACTGTCTCATCTGATGGTGTACTCGAGATGCATGATTTACTAGAGGAAATGGGTCGCGAAATCGTACGCCAGGAATCTATAAAAGAGCCTGGGAGGCGCAGTAGGTTGTGGAGCTATGAAGATGTTCATCATGTGTTAAGTCGAGAAACG GCTACAGAAGCAGTTGAAAGCATAATTGTGCGTTGGCCATACTCAAACAATGTGGTGGAATTAGACACcgctttttttaaaatgataAAACTAAGACTACTCAGAGTCCATACCCACTATTTACAACCACCGGGCAGGGAATCCGATGATGAATGGAAATACAAGGATCTAAAGTTTCTCTCTGAAAAATTAAGTTATTTGTTCTGGCACAAATGTCCTCTAAAGTCTTTATCGTCCAATTTTAACCCAGAGAATCTTGTTGACATTGACATGCAATATAGTTGGGTTGAACACCTCTGGAAAGGAACTCAG CCTCTGGAAAAGTTGAAAATTATCAACTTAAAAGGCTCTTATCGTCTTAAGGAAACACCTGACTTCACTGAGGCAAAGAATCTTGAGAACCTAATTCTTGGTGGATGCACAAGTTTATATGAGGTTCACCCATCCATTTCTGCCCTTGAAAAACTTGTCCTCTTGGATCTAAGTTGGTGCGGCAAACTCAAGACCTTTTCAAGCACCATTTGTATGAAATCTCTTGAAACCCTTGATCTCTCTTTTTGCTCAATACTTGAGAAGTTTCCAGAGATTTCAGAAATTATGGAGAAGCTTTCAAAGCTTTATTTGCAAGGGACTGCAATAAAAGAACTGCCTCGATCAATTAACAATCTTACGGGGCTTGTTACTTTGAATCTTGAATATTGCAGAGAACTTGAGATTCTTCCAAACAGCATTGTTCAACTCAAGTCCCtgcaatttcttaatctttctGGTTGTTCAAAGCTCAAAGCCTTTCCAGAAAATGGCGGAAATATGGAAGGATTAAGAGAGCTTCGCTTGGATGAGACATCTGTTGAAGACCTTTGCCCATCAATTTATTCTCTTGAAAACCTTGAGAGTTTGAGTCTAAAGCAGTGCAAGAAACTTCATAGCCTTCCAAGCAGCATTCACATGAGATCTCTTCAAACCCTTAATCTTTCCGGCTGCTCAAATCTGGATAATTTTTCAGAAATTCCTGAAGTTATGAACCTATTAGAGCTTAATTTAGATGAGACTGCAATTTCAGAACTGCCCTCGTCCATAAAAAATTTTACAGGACTCGTTACCCTGAGCCTGAAGGATTGCAGAAGATTAAAGATTTTTCCAGGCAGCATTCATATGAGATCTCTTCAAGTCCTGAATGTTTCTGGCTGCTCAAATCTGAAGAATTTTCCAGAGTTTCTAGAAGGTATGGAGAACCTAACAGAGCTTAATTTCGATTGGACTATATTTACAGAAGATTCATCAACATTCAAAAATCTTACAGAGCTTGAACGTGAGCAAGCCTCTCGCCGCCGAAAAATTGTTGAGTTTTCAGGGATTGCAATTGAAGAATTGCCATCCATAATTTATAGTCTTACGGGACTTGCTACTTTGACGCTACGGTATAGCAAAGACTTTAAGAGTCTTACAAGCAACATTTGTCAACTCAAGTCCCTAaattatctctctctttctggtTGTACAAAGTTTGAGGTGTTTCCAGAcatattagaaaatatggaaAGGTTAGCCAGCCTTGATTTGGATCGAACATCTATCAGAGAGCTTCCTGCATCAATTGAACGGCTTCAGGGGCTAGTGTCGTTAAATCTGAAAAAGTGCAAAAGCCTGGTCTATATTCCGGACAGTATCTGCAATTTGTTGAGTCTCGAATGGCTCAATCTCCATGGGTGCTCAGAACTTTCGAAGTTGCCTGAAGACTTACGGTATTTGAAGAACCTTCACATAGGGGGAACTGGTATACGTGGTTACCGCCCTAAACAACAATTCATCACTTTGGCGGATTTGGCTCAGTTTCGAAGCACTGCACCTATGATTAATGCCATCATTGCCATGGTCCCAAACAATGAGCAAAATGAAGCGGTGGCTGATGGGGAATCCCTCCTCCCCTGGAGCGATGGTTCAGAAATTTTGACAGATCATGAGGAGTCAAGTTATGGGGAAGAGATGAGGCTGCGAGATTTGGAGTTCCTTGAGGCAGAGAGTACACTAGAGGGAACTAGTATACATCAGGACAGCAATCATGGATCAAAGGGTTCCCACCCAAAACGACAAAGTTTCAGCACTTCTGGGAATTTGGATCAGAATCAGAGCACCGCACCGTTGACTGTGACGGTGGACTCAAGCTGCGAGGAAAAGGAGGCGGTGGCTGTTGAGGCAATTTTGAGTTATCTCAAGCAGTCGAGCCATGAGGAAGAGAAGGAGAAGGCGGTGGCAGCATCAAGGAGAGGTGGGAGAATATGGGGTTGTATCTGTGGGTCACGGGGTAATGGGGATTGA